A single region of the Mesotoga sp. Brook.08.105.5.1 genome encodes:
- a CDS encoding ATP-binding cassette domain-containing protein, whose protein sequence is MSKPILEVSDLKKTYEMSGTKALNGVTLSFFPGELISLLGENAAGKSTLMKAIVGIEKPDSGSMLLKGEPYSPSNPSQALKMGIGMVPQNLRVIDRLTVLENLLIARKANRLKRTAKSYREYIETLIGRYQLQLPLDREVGTLSLAERQRVEILRLLQNSPDILIFDEPTALISEKEKAELFETFNKLKGEGKSVVFITHKLREAYSVSDRIYLIRSGVIVGSFRKDEISVEGLYDLMAGEESPGSSVRSSLSEEVVLKVEKICVESSVEGSDAVRDVSFEARKGELIAITGVAGNGQEELQEGLFGVRKVISGRILLGGIDVTNLPPHRLRRLGVASLPSDRDKLASCRGSSIRDNLVIQRVLSGGWVVSGREMDNYARELLSKYGVVFGSIGDPVFTLSGGNLQKLLLAREISSEPKLLLLGEPFRGLDVKHLEKLRSTLESIKEKMAIVIFTSDLDEALIVADRVAVMSEGRIVFSGANGPALSKRAIGKHFAGTLREDQR, encoded by the coding sequence TTGTCTAAGCCGATTTTGGAAGTATCGGATCTTAAGAAAACTTATGAGATGAGCGGAACAAAAGCTTTAAATGGAGTGACGCTTTCCTTTTTCCCGGGCGAGTTAATCTCGCTTCTGGGAGAGAATGCTGCGGGAAAGTCAACACTCATGAAGGCAATTGTTGGAATAGAAAAACCAGACAGTGGCTCAATGCTTCTCAAAGGAGAGCCTTACTCTCCGTCGAACCCTTCACAGGCTTTAAAAATGGGCATCGGGATGGTTCCGCAAAATCTGAGAGTAATCGACAGGCTTACTGTTCTTGAAAATCTTCTGATCGCACGTAAAGCGAATAGGTTGAAAAGAACGGCGAAAAGCTACAGAGAATACATTGAGACGTTGATAGGACGATATCAGTTACAGCTGCCCCTGGATAGAGAGGTTGGAACTCTTTCCTTGGCAGAGAGACAGAGAGTGGAAATCCTGAGGCTGCTTCAGAACTCGCCAGATATCTTAATATTCGACGAACCGACCGCTCTGATTTCCGAAAAAGAGAAGGCAGAGTTGTTCGAAACCTTCAACAAACTTAAGGGTGAAGGTAAGAGCGTTGTGTTCATTACTCATAAGCTGCGGGAAGCTTATTCTGTGTCCGACAGGATTTACCTGATTCGATCCGGGGTTATAGTAGGCAGTTTCAGGAAAGATGAGATCTCGGTCGAAGGACTGTACGATTTGATGGCCGGAGAAGAATCTCCCGGGTCTTCTGTCCGGAGTTCGTTGTCGGAAGAGGTCGTTCTAAAAGTTGAGAAGATCTGTGTAGAGTCTTCTGTAGAAGGGTCAGATGCAGTCAGGGATGTGTCTTTCGAGGCTAGAAAGGGTGAGCTTATCGCTATAACGGGAGTGGCCGGCAATGGCCAGGAGGAGCTTCAAGAAGGACTATTCGGAGTTAGAAAGGTGATTTCTGGAAGAATCCTGCTCGGCGGAATTGACGTTACAAATCTACCGCCGCATAGACTCAGAAGACTCGGAGTGGCTTCGCTGCCTTCAGACAGAGATAAGTTGGCGAGTTGTAGAGGTTCATCGATAAGGGACAATCTAGTTATTCAGAGAGTCCTCAGTGGAGGCTGGGTTGTTTCGGGCAGAGAAATGGATAATTATGCAAGGGAACTGCTTTCTAAGTATGGTGTTGTGTTTGGCAGTATCGGCGATCCGGTTTTCACTTTGTCTGGTGGAAATCTGCAAAAGTTGCTGCTAGCTAGAGAGATCAGCTCGGAGCCAAAGCTTCTTCTCCTGGGAGAGCCTTTTAGAGGGCTCGATGTCAAACATCTGGAGAAGCTGCGCAGCACTCTAGAGAGTATTAAAGAGAAGATGGCCATTGTGATATTCACTTCTGATCTCGACGAAGCTCTAATTGTGGCGGATAGAGTTGCTGTGATGTCAGAGGGAAGGATAGTCTTTTCCGGAGCGAACGGACCAGCACTCAGCAAGAGGGCAATAGGAAAGCATTTTGCTGGAACGTTGAGGGAAGATCAAAGATGA
- a CDS encoding ABC transporter permease codes for MTSFQDLRRSLLVIGIALIAGLLLVVFMSEEPINSARSFFLSVFSDRFYFGNLISNAIPLILTGLAASIAFSSSSFNLGIEGQVYLGAFVGTATGILLSGNLSGTIGITAMILVSFLFGAGAASLSAVLKIRMGVSELITSLLLSNGLILVVDYFVEGPFNDRQSGLAASLSLPANLRFSRLMQPSSLHTGIFFSLIVAFLLWFLMFRTREGFKLRISGKNRMFAHYSGVNTSKVIFWSLFLSGGLASTAGIIDVIGAHGRVMRGFSAGYGWNGIAVALIARNHPLFVIPAALFFAYLESGAQISSIEASVTPELAKIVQAVVFFLVTAEALAPVSFRRRRYV; via the coding sequence ATGACAAGTTTTCAAGATTTGAGAAGATCACTCCTTGTTATAGGTATTGCACTGATTGCCGGGCTATTACTCGTAGTTTTCATGAGTGAAGAGCCCATCAATTCGGCCCGATCATTCTTCCTTTCCGTCTTTTCAGACAGGTTTTACTTTGGCAATCTTATTTCAAATGCAATTCCACTTATCCTAACCGGGCTTGCAGCCTCAATAGCCTTCAGTTCGTCTTCCTTCAATCTTGGCATTGAAGGGCAGGTATATCTCGGGGCATTTGTCGGGACTGCGACAGGTATACTTCTATCGGGTAATTTGTCTGGTACTATAGGGATTACGGCAATGATCCTGGTGAGTTTCTTGTTTGGGGCTGGGGCGGCAAGTTTGTCAGCCGTCCTCAAAATCCGTATGGGTGTCAGTGAGCTAATCACTTCTCTATTGCTCAGCAATGGGCTAATTCTTGTCGTAGACTATTTCGTTGAGGGACCTTTCAACGACAGACAGTCGGGACTTGCGGCATCCTTAAGTTTGCCCGCGAATCTCAGGTTTTCAAGACTCATGCAACCTTCAAGTCTGCATACTGGGATCTTTTTCTCGCTGATAGTCGCTTTTCTTCTTTGGTTTCTCATGTTCAGGACTAGAGAAGGCTTCAAATTAAGAATTTCGGGCAAGAACAGGATGTTTGCTCATTATTCAGGTGTGAATACCAGCAAAGTCATTTTTTGGTCTCTCTTTCTGAGTGGGGGACTTGCTTCCACCGCAGGGATAATCGATGTAATAGGCGCACACGGTAGAGTTATGAGGGGTTTCTCGGCCGGATACGGATGGAATGGAATAGCGGTTGCCCTTATCGCAAGAAATCACCCGTTGTTTGTTATTCCTGCAGCTCTGTTCTTTGCATACCTGGAAAGCGGAGCACAGATATCATCTATTGAAGCGAGTGTCACGCCTGAACTGGCTAAGATAGTCCAGGCAGTAGTCTTCTTTCTAGTCACTGCAGAGGCACTTGCTCCCGTAAGCTTCAGGAGAAGAAGATATGTTTGA
- a CDS encoding ABC transporter permease: protein MFEAIVRDTIRNSTPIVLAASGGLLTEVSGWLNIGLEGTILSGAFFAVVISSTTGSILLGTLASIIVSIILSSLIYFAVRFLKANLFVVGIAVNLLSVGLTVVLTDVWFSSKGTIVFGGSPRPAALSIDVLGGTVFGWLNGLGFFDLIAFATPFALFYLFKKTVVGVKLRACGYDDESAFYSGVRVDQMRFIAYIGSGVFTGLAGSALSIPLGAFVSNMSGGRGWLALVAVIMGRKNPLLVVVSAVMLGFVTELSIFLQVSTEISPKLLLSLPYFASLAILAISYGGRKAKQLS, encoded by the coding sequence ATGTTTGAAGCCATAGTACGTGACACAATAAGGAATTCGACGCCTATCGTTCTTGCAGCAAGCGGAGGATTGCTGACAGAGGTTTCGGGATGGCTCAATATTGGACTTGAGGGTACAATTCTCTCAGGAGCGTTTTTTGCAGTAGTAATATCATCGACCACGGGTAGCATCCTTCTCGGAACTCTTGCTTCTATTATTGTGTCGATCATTCTTTCATCGCTTATCTACTTTGCAGTGAGATTTCTGAAGGCGAATCTCTTTGTTGTCGGAATTGCGGTCAACCTTCTATCCGTCGGATTGACTGTAGTGTTGACGGACGTTTGGTTCAGTAGTAAAGGCACAATTGTCTTCGGAGGTTCCCCCAGGCCTGCCGCTCTTTCTATTGATGTCTTAGGCGGTACTGTATTTGGTTGGTTGAATGGACTCGGTTTTTTTGATCTAATCGCCTTTGCCACTCCATTTGCTCTCTTCTATCTTTTCAAGAAGACGGTGGTTGGGGTGAAATTGCGGGCCTGTGGGTATGACGATGAAAGCGCCTTTTACAGCGGTGTTAGAGTAGATCAAATGAGATTCATAGCGTACATTGGCAGTGGAGTGTTCACGGGTTTGGCCGGTTCAGCACTTTCCATACCGTTAGGAGCCTTTGTATCCAATATGTCTGGGGGGCGCGGATGGCTGGCTCTTGTTGCCGTAATAATGGGGAGAAAGAACCCGCTTCTTGTAGTTGTTTCGGCTGTCATGTTGGGCTTTGTTACAGAACTCTCCATCTTCCTGCAAGTTTCCACAGAAATATCTCCTAAGTTACTATTGTCTTTACCTTACTTCGCTTCTCTTGCTATCCTTGCTATCTCATACGGCGGAAGAAAGGCGAAGCAGCTTTCGTGA
- a CDS encoding carboxypeptidase M32: protein MELIDQLKSEYSEISYLQNAAALMVWDLRTYIPPKGAENRAEALGYVSTLAFKKAVSDEFGALLRQLNERATQEGLTDDEKAMVRVATKAYKRARSIPPELHHRFSVLTSKSERVWERARKENSFSSLEPYLEEIVALSREMAELYGYEENPYDALLEGYEEGMTARKLRKVIEPLKSELIPFVKKILDKGTHPDTSILQGMFSKRAQEKLSRRALKFIGYDFDAGRLDETVHPFTIGIGVNDVRVTTKYEIKEFTPSLFGSIHEGGHAIYEQGLPISLKDTPIYGACSLGIHESQSRMMENIVGRSKEFLSFFYPQIQKAFPSNFRSVSLGDFYRAVNNVKPSLIRIEADEVTYNFHIMVRFELEEALMKGDLKVSELPAAWNAKMREYLGIEPESNRDGVLQDIHWPSGMIGYFPSYMLGNLYAAQMYAKARQDIPNLEKRIEKGDVLALVDWLRKNIHAVGRKHEPERLLKVATGKELDSSYFLKYVIDKYSEIYFI from the coding sequence TTGGAATTAATAGATCAGCTTAAATCAGAATACTCCGAGATCTCCTATCTTCAGAATGCAGCGGCCCTGATGGTCTGGGATTTGAGGACTTACATTCCCCCTAAAGGGGCCGAGAATAGGGCGGAGGCTCTAGGTTATGTATCAACTCTTGCATTCAAGAAGGCGGTCTCAGATGAATTTGGAGCATTGTTAAGGCAATTGAACGAAAGAGCAACCCAAGAAGGATTAACAGATGATGAAAAAGCAATGGTCAGGGTTGCTACGAAAGCATACAAAAGGGCCAGGTCAATTCCACCTGAGCTTCATCATAGGTTTTCCGTCCTAACGTCTAAGAGTGAAAGGGTATGGGAGAGAGCGCGAAAAGAAAACAGCTTTAGCAGCTTGGAGCCATATCTGGAAGAGATTGTCGCTCTTTCGAGAGAAATGGCAGAACTGTATGGTTATGAAGAAAACCCCTATGATGCGCTACTCGAAGGCTACGAAGAAGGGATGACGGCAAGAAAGCTACGGAAGGTCATCGAACCACTGAAATCAGAACTAATACCCTTCGTAAAAAAGATATTGGATAAAGGCACACATCCTGACACGTCAATCCTTCAAGGGATGTTCAGCAAGAGGGCACAGGAGAAGCTCAGCAGAAGGGCTCTGAAATTCATTGGCTATGACTTCGATGCAGGTAGGCTGGATGAGACTGTCCATCCATTCACGATTGGCATTGGAGTGAATGACGTTAGAGTGACTACCAAGTACGAGATCAAAGAGTTCACACCTTCATTGTTTGGATCTATCCATGAGGGGGGTCACGCAATTTATGAGCAGGGGCTGCCGATTTCTCTGAAAGATACACCTATATATGGTGCATGTTCATTAGGAATCCACGAATCGCAGTCAAGAATGATGGAAAACATAGTGGGAAGAAGCAAGGAGTTTCTATCGTTTTTCTATCCTCAGATTCAGAAGGCTTTCCCGTCAAACTTCAGGAGTGTTTCGCTTGGTGACTTCTATAGAGCTGTAAACAATGTCAAACCTTCGTTGATTAGAATAGAAGCCGACGAAGTGACATACAACTTTCATATCATGGTAAGGTTTGAGCTTGAAGAAGCGTTGATGAAAGGCGATTTGAAAGTGTCTGAGCTTCCGGCTGCCTGGAATGCAAAGATGAGAGAATACCTGGGAATTGAACCTGAGAGCAACCGGGACGGTGTGCTGCAGGACATTCATTGGCCATCGGGAATGATTGGATACTTCCCCTCGTATATGCTTGGAAACCTTTACGCCGCTCAAATGTACGCGAAAGCAAGACAGGATATCCCAAATCTCGAAAAGAGGATTGAGAAGGGAGACGTTCTGGCTCTTGTAGACTGGTTGCGAAAGAATATTCATGCTGTAGGCAGAAAGCATGAACCGGAGAGGCTTCTCAAAGTAGCGACGGGAAAGGAGCTAGATTCTTCTTATTTCTTGAAGTATGTCATCGATAAGTATTCCGAAATCTACTTCATTTAG
- a CDS encoding helix-hairpin-helix domain-containing protein, which produces MRKEELAMQFDLLSRLLKVIRDNPFKIRTYEFAARIIRSNLPEGRLSDGDITKLLEIRGIGKAVVDKSLEYLQKGEISKVCEISDEMPSPIYLLTSHNLVDTEVISFMWKDMAIVEPQEIISFLTSRKESLKLSSDRLSEIEALLKGLKASEN; this is translated from the coding sequence GTGAGAAAAGAGGAACTTGCAATGCAATTTGACTTGCTCTCGAGACTTCTCAAGGTCATAAGAGACAACCCGTTCAAGATAAGGACTTACGAATTCGCCGCAAGAATAATCAGATCTAATTTGCCGGAAGGCCGTCTCTCAGATGGTGACATAACAAAGCTCTTGGAAATAAGAGGCATTGGAAAGGCCGTAGTGGACAAATCTCTCGAGTACCTACAGAAGGGTGAGATCAGCAAGGTATGTGAGATAAGTGATGAAATGCCCTCGCCAATATACCTTCTCACCTCACATAACCTTGTAGACACTGAAGTAATTTCTTTCATGTGGAAAGATATGGCGATCGTTGAGCCACAGGAAATAATCTCCTTTCTTACTAGTAGAAAGGAGAGTCTGAAGCTTTCATCCGACAGACTCTCCGAAATTGAGGCCTTACTTAAAGGTCTAAAGGCCTCTGAGAACTAA
- a CDS encoding NifB/NifX family molybdenum-iron cluster-binding protein yields the protein MKIAIPVKEKSINSIPDDRFARAKFFLLYDPETGSEEYVEPDNSVAHGAGPMAVNMLTKQGIDTIIAFHLGGNAIQAIEAAGIAFYEAFVGTAKENIEAVISRRKK from the coding sequence ATGAAAATAGCTATCCCAGTGAAAGAAAAGAGTATCAACAGCATCCCAGACGATAGATTTGCCAGAGCTAAGTTCTTTCTGCTGTATGACCCGGAAACGGGAAGCGAAGAATATGTAGAACCAGACAACAGTGTGGCGCACGGTGCCGGACCTATGGCCGTAAATATGCTCACAAAGCAAGGGATAGACACAATAATAGCTTTCCATCTTGGAGGCAACGCCATTCAAGCTATAGAAGCAGCAGGTATAGCTTTCTATGAAGCTTTTGTTGGCACGGCAAAGGAGAACATTGAAGCTGTTATTAGCAGAAGGAAAAAATAG
- a CDS encoding ATP-binding protein, with product MFQLAIVSGKGGTGKTTLAGSLSSLFDSIVMADCDVDAPNLHLILENKQIEKFEYYGGKKAEISDQCISCGLCEKFCRFDAIIRGGPYSIDPYACEGCGMCVAVCPADAISLKDNKSGEYFLSQSNEIPLVHALLTPGEETSGGLVAEVRKLAINVAEREKREVIVIDGAPGIGCPATSSITGATYVLAVAEPTVSGNHDLARIVETIKHFKRDFGIVINKWDLNTSKSAFIESWCGANGIELLGKIPFDEQVEKATIMGKPVVAIEDSTAAQAIKRIALRLKRKISGGVEE from the coding sequence ATGTTCCAACTTGCCATAGTAAGTGGAAAGGGCGGAACTGGTAAGACAACACTTGCAGGATCGCTTTCCTCTCTTTTTGACTCAATAGTGATGGCCGATTGTGACGTAGACGCACCAAACCTTCACCTCATTCTTGAGAATAAGCAGATCGAGAAATTTGAATACTATGGTGGCAAAAAGGCCGAAATTTCTGATCAATGCATATCATGCGGACTCTGCGAGAAATTCTGCAGGTTCGATGCGATTATCAGGGGAGGTCCTTACTCAATCGATCCCTACGCATGTGAGGGATGCGGCATGTGTGTGGCTGTCTGCCCGGCAGATGCGATTTCACTCAAAGACAATAAGTCGGGCGAGTACTTCTTGTCTCAATCGAATGAAATCCCTCTTGTCCACGCTTTATTGACTCCAGGGGAAGAGACTTCTGGAGGGTTGGTGGCCGAGGTCAGAAAGCTGGCAATTAATGTCGCAGAGAGAGAAAAAAGAGAAGTAATTGTGATCGATGGTGCCCCGGGAATAGGGTGCCCCGCAACTTCATCGATTACCGGGGCAACTTACGTTCTTGCAGTTGCCGAACCGACTGTTTCTGGAAACCACGATCTTGCAAGGATAGTGGAGACAATAAAACATTTCAAGAGAGACTTTGGAATAGTTATAAACAAATGGGATTTGAATACATCCAAGAGCGCTTTCATAGAGTCCTGGTGTGGAGCCAACGGAATAGAACTGCTTGGCAAGATTCCCTTTGACGAGCAGGTAGAGAAAGCGACGATTATGGGAAAACCGGTTGTTGCAATTGAAGACTCTACGGCAGCGCAAGCAATAAAGCGAATTGCCTTGAGGTTGAAACGGAAAATTTCCGGAGGTGTAGAAGAATAA
- a CDS encoding ATP-binding protein: MVIAVLSGKGGTGKTTLATNLAYAISEEFDVQLLDADAEEPDVHLFFNPKIEHEEEIELMLPVIDKEKCTRCRKCAEACQFGALSVFDTGVMVFESLCHGCGLCTFVCPEKAISERPKTIGKVMTGKINNKIDFGMGILEIGEPSPVRVIRKLKENIDRNKLVIIDSPPGTSCSVVETLRKVDFAILVTEPTPFGLHDLKLAVQIVREMEIPFGVVINRDTNSYTMIDEYAGEENLVLLERIPFDRSIAEAYSEGKLFTETSPPWKIRFKKLAEKIISSSGVS; the protein is encoded by the coding sequence TTGGTTATTGCCGTACTAAGTGGCAAGGGAGGCACAGGAAAGACAACCCTTGCCACAAACCTCGCATACGCAATATCTGAAGAGTTTGATGTTCAACTTCTGGACGCAGACGCAGAAGAACCCGATGTACATCTGTTTTTTAACCCAAAGATTGAGCATGAAGAGGAAATTGAGCTGATGCTTCCCGTAATAGACAAGGAAAAGTGCACTCGTTGCCGCAAATGCGCTGAAGCCTGCCAGTTTGGAGCACTTTCTGTTTTTGACACGGGTGTCATGGTCTTTGAATCTTTGTGTCATGGCTGCGGTTTGTGCACTTTTGTCTGTCCCGAGAAGGCAATCAGCGAGAGGCCAAAAACCATTGGAAAAGTCATGACGGGTAAGATCAACAACAAAATCGATTTTGGAATGGGAATACTGGAAATTGGGGAACCATCCCCTGTAAGGGTTATCAGAAAGCTTAAAGAGAATATCGATCGAAATAAGCTCGTCATCATTGATTCTCCCCCGGGAACGTCCTGTTCCGTGGTAGAGACACTAAGAAAAGTAGATTTCGCGATACTGGTAACCGAACCCACTCCATTTGGTCTTCATGATTTGAAACTTGCAGTTCAAATTGTAAGAGAGATGGAAATTCCTTTCGGTGTCGTAATCAACAGAGATACGAATTCTTACACAATGATAGATGAGTATGCTGGTGAAGAAAACCTCGTTCTCCTCGAAAGAATACCCTTTGACCGCAGCATAGCGGAAGCCTATTCAGAAGGCAAGCTATTTACTGAGACTTCGCCACCATGGAAGATACGGTTCAAAAAACTGGCGGAAAAGATCATCTCTTCATCGGGGGTGTCATGA
- a CDS encoding DUF5320 domain-containing protein, with protein sequence MPWRDGTGPEGYGPMTGWGMGNCAPVDQVSRPTPARNYYRPYPRRRLFLGRRMGFGGGFGAGRGMGYRFRRWW encoded by the coding sequence ATGCCGTGGAGAGATGGAACTGGACCCGAAGGTTATGGGCCGATGACCGGCTGGGGCATGGGAAACTGTGCTCCCGTTGATCAAGTGTCGAGGCCGACACCCGCAAGGAACTACTACCGACCATATCCGAGGAGAAGACTTTTTCTCGGAAGAAGGATGGGTTTTGGGGGAGGTTTTGGAGCCGGAAGAGGCATGGGCTATCGCTTCAGGAGATGGTGGTAG
- a CDS encoding DUF5320 family protein: MPFGSGPMRFRDGSCRYYGYGPGYGAGYGRGMGYGRGFGPGRGFGYYGPYAYDQEISAEMESQELKEYQAMLKRELEMIGEELKEIEKRLETLENTNSTEEEE, translated from the coding sequence ATGCCATTTGGATCTGGTCCTATGAGGTTTAGAGACGGTTCCTGCAGATACTACGGGTACGGCCCTGGATATGGAGCAGGATACGGAAGAGGAATGGGATACGGTAGGGGATTTGGGCCCGGAAGAGGTTTCGGTTATTATGGACCATACGCCTACGATCAGGAGATTTCAGCTGAGATGGAGAGTCAGGAACTGAAGGAGTATCAAGCGATGCTTAAGAGAGAGCTTGAGATGATCGGCGAAGAGCTCAAGGAAATAGAGAAGAGATTGGAAACGCTTGAAAACACAAACAGTACTGAAGAGGAGGAGTGA
- a CDS encoding class I SAM-dependent methyltransferase, whose protein sequence is MGNKAHVLLFSLIAPFYNVAFKSQLKSYRSLLKEHRSLLGDDIKSVLDIGCGTGALAKAFDELGYRVTAVDASTPMVVIARHNLKESGVKVVQGDFFEKLPFEDNSFDLLVASYVVHGHKIDGREKFYRESRRICRKEVLIHEFFPNRNLLVYVVEFFERSDYRNFVPKAFEELKENFPIVKDVRLSSTTGWYLCRCD, encoded by the coding sequence ATGGGAAACAAAGCGCATGTCTTGCTGTTTTCACTAATAGCTCCATTTTATAACGTTGCTTTCAAGTCGCAGCTTAAAAGTTATCGAAGCCTTTTGAAAGAACACCGTTCTCTACTTGGCGACGACATCAAGAGCGTTCTCGATATCGGTTGCGGAACAGGTGCTCTTGCCAAAGCATTCGATGAACTGGGATACCGAGTAACGGCTGTAGATGCTTCGACTCCCATGGTAGTAATAGCAAGGCATAATCTTAAGGAAAGCGGGGTCAAAGTCGTTCAAGGCGACTTTTTTGAGAAGCTTCCCTTTGAAGACAATAGTTTTGATCTTCTCGTTGCATCTTATGTTGTACACGGTCATAAGATTGACGGCAGGGAGAAGTTTTATAGAGAGAGTCGCAGAATATGCAGGAAAGAGGTTCTGATTCATGAGTTCTTTCCGAATAGAAATCTCTTGGTCTATGTTGTCGAGTTCTTCGAAAGAAGCGATTACAGAAACTTCGTTCCGAAAGCCTTCGAAGAGCTCAAAGAGAATTTTCCCATTGTAAAAGACGTTAGGCTTTCATCTACGACAGGGTGGTATTTATGTCGGTGCGACTAG
- a CDS encoding sugar ABC transporter permease produces MKKATPYIFIAPAGAIIGFFLLYPLIYSFAISFFEWDLSPTMTFVGLGNYSQILSSSEFWDSMLYTAYYILGVLPFSLLIGFLFANLLNDSTMKGIGFFRMIYFLPVVTSPIAAGMGFSFLFSTELGYVNHIISLFGGDYINWLTNPQGVIQILFNWTGIQLPRILQGPSVALFVIILMGIWQNIGYAMVVYLAGLQNIPTTYYEAAALSGANRFQMLRKITVPLLSPTTFFLLIMFSISSFQVFGPIMVMTPDGGPLNTTSVVVFRLYREAFSYYRFGYASAMAFVLFLFVIFLTAFQVKTIERTVHYE; encoded by the coding sequence GTGAAGAAAGCTACTCCTTATATATTTATTGCACCTGCAGGTGCAATAATTGGTTTCTTTCTCTTATATCCTTTGATATACTCATTTGCCATTAGCTTTTTTGAGTGGGACCTGTCTCCGACAATGACTTTCGTTGGTTTGGGGAACTACTCACAGATTCTCTCATCGAGCGAATTCTGGGACTCAATGTTATACACCGCTTATTACATTCTCGGCGTTCTCCCTTTTTCGCTCCTTATCGGTTTTCTCTTTGCCAATCTTCTGAACGATTCGACGATGAAGGGGATAGGGTTCTTTCGAATGATTTACTTCCTTCCGGTAGTTACATCACCCATTGCTGCCGGTATGGGCTTCAGCTTTCTGTTCAGTACGGAACTCGGTTATGTGAATCATATCATCTCCTTGTTTGGCGGGGATTACATCAACTGGTTAACTAATCCTCAGGGCGTAATTCAAATTCTTTTCAACTGGACAGGCATTCAGCTTCCCAGAATTCTGCAGGGGCCGAGCGTAGCGCTTTTCGTGATAATTCTAATGGGAATATGGCAGAATATCGGATATGCCATGGTTGTCTATCTGGCCGGTCTTCAGAATATCCCGACCACATACTATGAAGCGGCGGCGTTGAGTGGAGCTAACAGGTTCCAGATGTTGAGAAAGATCACCGTTCCGCTTCTTTCACCGACAACGTTCTTCCTTCTCATAATGTTCAGCATAAGCTCCTTCCAGGTCTTTGGACCGATTATGGTTATGACTCCAGACGGCGGACCGCTTAACACAACCTCCGTTGTCGTGTTTCGGCTTTATCGAGAGGCCTTCTCCTATTACAGGTTTGGCTATGCGTCCGCAATGGCCTTTGTTCTCTTCCTTTTTGTGATATTTTTGACTGCATTCCAAGTAAAGACAATTGAAAGGACCGTTCATTATGAGTAA
- a CDS encoding carbohydrate ABC transporter permease, with translation MSKRIGRILKYFVLISGAVVMIFPFFWSFMTSFKDLREILMDPFSLIPKEFTLKNYVSVFTKVPFARYLLNSTIVALGTTFLQLVTASLAAFAFARMRFRGREVIFYIFLATMMIPQQVVMIPQYLVVMRLNLDNSYLGLIIPHAATAISIFFLRQFFLTIPRDLEDAAIIDGCGPLRTLLNVFLPLTKPAIATIAVFSFMWSWNNYFWPLLIISEPEMRTVQLGLAMFKSEGGIQWGEFMAATVVATLPIMIAYFIAQKQFVKGITLTGLKG, from the coding sequence ATGAGTAAGAGGATTGGAAGGATTCTGAAGTACTTCGTGTTGATATCCGGTGCAGTTGTGATGATTTTCCCGTTTTTCTGGTCTTTCATGACCTCCTTTAAGGATTTGCGAGAGATTCTCATGGATCCCTTTTCTCTTATCCCGAAGGAGTTCACTCTGAAGAATTATGTTAGTGTTTTCACGAAAGTTCCATTCGCAAGATACCTTCTAAATAGCACTATCGTAGCGCTGGGAACCACTTTCTTGCAACTTGTGACGGCCTCTCTGGCGGCCTTTGCATTTGCGAGAATGAGATTTAGGGGCAGAGAAGTGATATTCTACATCTTTCTGGCAACTATGATGATCCCTCAGCAAGTCGTAATGATTCCGCAGTATCTCGTTGTAATGAGACTCAATCTGGACAACTCATACCTTGGCCTCATTATTCCTCACGCAGCTACTGCGATCTCGATCTTTTTTCTGAGGCAGTTCTTTCTCACGATTCCAAGGGATCTAGAGGATGCTGCGATAATCGATGGTTGCGGTCCTTTAAGAACTCTGCTAAATGTTTTTTTACCTCTCACAAAACCCGCGATAGCAACAATCGCAGTCTTTTCTTTCATGTGGTCATGGAACAACTACTTCTGGCCCCTCTTGATTATTAGCGAACCTGAGATGAGAACTGTTCAGTTGGGACTAGCAATGTTCAAGTCTGAAGGGGGAATACAGTGGGGAGAGTTTATGGCCGCAACTGTAGTGGCTACGCTTCCGATCATGATAGCCTATTTCATCGCTCAGAAGCAATTCGTGAAGGGAATAACCCTTACGGGACTAAAAGGATAG